One Methanobacterium bryantii DNA window includes the following coding sequences:
- a CDS encoding CPBP family glutamic-type intramembrane protease produces the protein MDKVSCPRKRLFSGQFYKLSGENMKTNWKLFITLLIASIFGTIAVFPYTLTLEGSVLQNLQVPLYVFLTGQIIQTTIMFAVVILIGLFLAKKVGLGLPILEGWLEGREVKGYLKSILGISVGLGILAGILITGLDFLFSLAGAAINVAQASVNPPVWQGFLASFYGGINEEILLRLFLMTLLVWIFFKIKKTSGGKPTKTGIWLAIILAAVMFGIGHLPAVTTITALTPLIVVRTIVLNAAGGIIFGWLYWRKGLESAMISHFSADIVLHVIVPFLVLM, from the coding sequence ATGGATAAAGTAAGCTGCCCTCGAAAACGATTATTTTCTGGGCAATTCTACAAATTAAGTGGTGAAAATATGAAAACCAACTGGAAATTGTTTATAACTTTACTGATTGCAAGTATATTTGGGACAATAGCTGTGTTTCCCTACACTTTGACATTAGAGGGGAGTGTACTCCAGAACTTACAGGTACCTTTATACGTGTTTTTAACCGGCCAAATCATACAGACTACAATTATGTTTGCTGTTGTTATTCTTATCGGCCTTTTCCTCGCTAAAAAGGTCGGACTTGGCCTTCCAATTTTAGAGGGATGGCTTGAAGGCAGGGAAGTGAAAGGCTACCTGAAATCAATACTTGGAATATCTGTTGGGCTTGGAATACTTGCAGGTATTCTTATAACCGGGCTTGACTTTTTATTCTCCCTTGCAGGAGCAGCAATTAATGTAGCTCAGGCTTCAGTGAACCCTCCAGTATGGCAGGGATTCCTGGCATCATTCTACGGTGGAATAAATGAAGAAATTCTGTTAAGGCTGTTCTTAATGACCCTTCTTGTATGGATATTCTTTAAAATCAAAAAAACAAGTGGCGGAAAACCAACAAAGACAGGAATATGGCTGGCAATTATCTTAGCTGCAGTTATGTTCGGCATCGGCCACTTGCCTGCCGTAACGACTATAACAGCGCTTACACCTCTGATAGTTGTACGTACCATCGTTTTAAACGCTGCCGGTGGAATTATATTCGGGTGGCTTTACTGGAGGAAAGGGCTAGAATCAGCTATGATATCTCATTTTTCAGCAGATATCGTGCTGCACGTAATTGTGCCATTTTTAGTGTTGATGTAA
- a CDS encoding alpha/beta hydrolase, translating to MNSFEDLIETAQNFIGLLLAGDFTSTASKFDDQMKIALNEAKLQETWINTIKEAGTLIQLNAPKTAEVESYRIVTIPCSFQRSIIEVQITFNKEGQISGLNFIPTNMEYHAPDYVEKSAFHEIDTTIGEGKWALPGTLTVPDGSGPFPGLVLVHGSGPNDRDETIGPNKIFKDIAWGLASKGIAVLRYDKRTFVHAKQLTPDLVDQMTAKEEVIDDALLAIDLMCKTEGIDPKRVFYLGHSLGATLAPRIAQQDNGLAGIIIMAGITRSIEETILDQFTYLYNLDGNMTEQQKAELDDLKEKVDKLKDPEFIENISRQDLPLAMPVDYWKDLHNHDTVAIVKTLSMPILVLQGGRDYQVLESEDFKGWKDALNHRENATLKVFPELNHLFIAGEGKSSPQEYMVEGHVEKEVINSLVEWIK from the coding sequence ATGAATTCATTTGAAGATTTAATAGAAACAGCACAAAATTTTATTGGTCTGCTGCTTGCAGGTGATTTTACATCTACCGCCAGTAAATTCGATGACCAGATGAAAATTGCCTTAAATGAGGCCAAATTACAGGAAACATGGATTAATACAATAAAAGAAGCCGGAACTTTAATACAGCTAAATGCACCAAAGACTGCAGAAGTGGAAAGTTACAGAATTGTTACTATCCCCTGCAGTTTTCAAAGATCTATAATTGAAGTACAGATTACTTTTAACAAAGAAGGACAGATCAGCGGTTTGAATTTTATTCCAACAAATATGGAGTATCATGCACCGGACTATGTTGAAAAATCTGCATTTCATGAGATTGATACGACTATTGGTGAGGGAAAATGGGCACTGCCTGGAACTTTGACAGTACCTGATGGCTCTGGACCCTTTCCAGGCCTAGTACTGGTACATGGCTCTGGTCCAAATGACAGGGATGAAACAATTGGCCCCAACAAGATATTTAAAGACATTGCATGGGGTTTAGCCTCAAAAGGTATTGCAGTACTTCGATATGATAAAAGAACTTTCGTACATGCCAAACAGTTAACACCAGACCTGGTGGATCAAATGACCGCTAAAGAAGAAGTGATAGACGATGCATTACTTGCTATTGATCTAATGTGCAAAACAGAAGGTATAGACCCTAAACGAGTATTTTATTTAGGACACAGCCTGGGAGCCACACTTGCTCCACGTATAGCTCAACAGGATAATGGATTAGCAGGAATAATAATCATGGCCGGCATAACTCGTTCAATAGAAGAAACAATATTAGACCAGTTTACCTACCTGTATAACCTTGATGGCAATATGACTGAACAACAAAAAGCTGAGCTTGATGACTTAAAAGAAAAAGTGGACAAATTAAAGGACCCTGAATTTATAGAAAACATTTCAAGGCAGGACTTACCTCTAGCAATGCCTGTTGATTACTGGAAAGATTTACACAATCATGACACGGTAGCTATTGTTAAAACTTTAAGCATGCCCATTTTGGTTCTTCAAGGCGGACGTGATTACCAGGTTCTGGAATCTGAAGATTTTAAAGGGTGGAAAGATGCACTCAACCACAGGGAAAATGCCACTTTGAAAGTTTTCCCAGAGTTAAACCATTTATTCATAGCCGGTGAAGGTAAATCAAGCCCGCAGGAGTACATGGTTGAAGGCCATGTAGAAAAAGAGGTAATAAATTCCCTTGTGGAATGGATAAAGTAA